In a genomic window of Telopea speciosissima isolate NSW1024214 ecotype Mountain lineage chromosome 5, Tspe_v1, whole genome shotgun sequence:
- the LOC122662216 gene encoding uncharacterized protein At1g76070-like — protein MEKQGRSKGNLFQFIPAANSVTFHKPPMSPGRDKRQESWSKFKPNNGRKGFSGPIASMIPAEARRKSRTGSFDAAEPTSPKVSCMGQIIHKHKKLKNKNKIQNQNQNQNQNQNQKKMISKSMPMPSHKDSYKLESSPREAKKKPFSGIFKRLQIKKSVSDVPDKNRAALVQGSVPSLGKMKHLASGRNSLANFDWTAHMPVVSDDRNYHSDEEGSGGGGRGGDSDGEGDEDSIIIPHSAPIIVVGGGIALEPRKEVNLWKRRTMSPPQPLQLTVN, from the exons ATGGAGAAACAGGGGAGATCAAAGGGAAATCTCTTTCAATTCATACCAGCAGCCAACTCTGTTACGTTTCACAAGCCACCCATGAGCCCTGGTCGTGACAAGAGACAAGAGAGTTGGAGCAAATTCAAGCCCAACAATGGCAGGAAAGGCTTCTCTGGTCCCATCGCATCCATGATTCCAGCTGAGGCAAGAAGGAAATCAAGAACTGGTAGCTTTGATGCAGCAGAACCCACATCCCCCAAAGTCTCTTGCATGGGCCAAATCATTCACAAACACAAGAAActcaagaacaagaacaaaatccagaaccagaaccagaaccagaaccagaa CCAGAACCAGAAGAAGATGATCTCCAAATCTATGCCTATGCCCTCTCATAAGGACTCTTATAAGCTTGAATCATCTCCTagagaagcaaagaagaaaccaTTTTCAGGGATCTTTAAACGTTTACAAATCAAGAAATCTGTTTCTGATGTTCCTGATAAGAACAGAGCAGCTCTGGTTCAAGGTAGTGTGCCTTCATTGGGTAAGATGAAGCATCTCGCAAGTGGTCGTAATTCTTTGGCTAATTTTGATTGGACTGCTCATATGCCGGTGGTTTCCGATGACCGGAATTATCATTCCGATGAAGAAGGAAGTGGAGGAGGAGGACGAGGAGGAGATAGTGATGGGGAAGGAGATGAGGATAGTATAATCATTCCTCACTCTGCACCCATAATTGTTGTTGGTGGAGGTATTGCTTTGGAGCCAAGGAAAGAAGTTAATCTatggaagagaagaacaatGAGTCCACCTCAGCCTCTCCAATTGACTGTCAATTAG